Proteins found in one Candidatus Saccharibacteria bacterium genomic segment:
- a CDS encoding trypsin-like peptidase domain-containing protein produces MLKMSKTNDPVLRIVGVMILACLLIIAFLLGRSFQTNNSNSSSQSQSITLEEDSIVIDIAEKISPSVVSIQTSADRSNLFGESELTPVGAGTGIVIDQNGLILTNRHVVSDADQLTIYTNDGVSHSAELIDIDSFNDLAFIQAEGDGYIPADLGSSNDMKIGQQVIAIGNALGQFDNTVTTGIISGKGRDIVAGDSVGGSSDSLSNLLQTDAAINSGNSGGPLLNYAGQVIGINTAVASYSENIGFAIPIDDAKSLIDSIKNQGRIIRPYLGIRYINLNQELSEQYNLNATGGALIRGDDNDPGVLEDSPAAKAGLKSGDIIIKIDGQAINESTDLSSLINSHNVGDKLDLAIIRDNQEQTLSVTLEEYNQ; encoded by the coding sequence ATGCTTAAAATGTCCAAAACCAATGACCCGGTCCTAAGAATAGTTGGTGTTATGATACTGGCTTGCCTATTAATTATTGCTTTCTTGCTGGGTAGAAGTTTCCAGACCAATAATTCCAATTCTTCATCCCAATCACAATCTATCACCCTAGAAGAAGATTCAATTGTGATCGATATTGCTGAAAAGATCTCTCCTAGCGTGGTCAGTATTCAGACCTCTGCCGACAGATCAAATCTTTTTGGCGAAAGTGAACTAACCCCAGTCGGAGCAGGTACCGGTATTGTCATAGATCAAAATGGCTTGATCCTAACCAATCGTCATGTTGTATCTGATGCTGATCAGTTAACTATCTATACCAATGATGGGGTATCTCACTCAGCTGAATTAATTGATATAGATAGCTTTAATGATTTGGCATTTATCCAAGCCGAAGGTGACGGCTATATACCTGCTGATCTAGGGTCATCCAACGATATGAAAATAGGCCAGCAAGTCATAGCAATAGGTAATGCCCTAGGACAGTTTGACAATACAGTTACCACAGGAATTATTAGCGGGAAAGGTAGAGACATTGTCGCCGGAGATAGTGTGGGTGGCAGCTCTGACTCACTATCAAACCTTTTGCAAACTGATGCTGCAATCAATTCTGGTAATTCGGGTGGGCCATTACTGAATTATGCTGGTCAGGTAATCGGTATCAATACAGCGGTAGCTAGCTATAGCGAAAATATTGGTTTCGCAATCCCAATAGATGATGCCAAGTCACTAATCGATTCGATTAAAAATCAAGGTAGAATTATTCGCCCCTACTTAGGAATTCGCTATATAAATCTCAATCAAGAGCTATCCGAACAGTATAATTTGAACGCCACGGGTGGAGCTTTGATCAGAGGTGATGACAATGATCCAGGTGTACTAGAGGACAGCCCAGCTGCCAAAGCTGGTCTAAAATCTGGCGACATAATTATCAAAATAGATGGACAAGCAATCAATGAAAGTACAGACCTATCTAGTCTAATCAATAGCCACAATGTCGGAGACAAACTAGACCTAGCTATTATCCGTGACAACCAAGAGCAAACTCTATCAGTTACACTGGAAGAGTACAATCAATGA
- the rpmE gene encoding 50S ribosomal protein L31: MKKDIHPKILQTKVHCAGCDKSWITESVVDSINIDVCSNCHPFYTGKDRLLDSTGRVDRFKQRASKSEQLRQQSKPKQSRVKSEQPEQALEQPEPQITESEAQPIEQ; the protein is encoded by the coding sequence ATGAAAAAAGATATTCACCCAAAAATCCTTCAAACCAAAGTCCATTGTGCTGGCTGTGACAAAAGCTGGATCACCGAATCAGTTGTGGATAGTATCAATATCGATGTTTGTAGTAATTGTCATCCATTCTACACAGGCAAGGATAGATTACTTGATTCGACAGGTAGAGTAGATAGATTTAAACAACGAGCTAGTAAGTCTGAGCAACTGCGTCAACAATCTAAGCCCAAACAATCTCGTGTTAAATCAGAACAACCTGAACAAGCCTTAGAACAACCTGAGCCTCAAATCACCGAATCAGAAGCCCAACCAATAGAGCAGTAA
- the prfA gene encoding peptide chain release factor 1 — translation MQIDYQAIEDAWSSDLAKLEQDLQVTTDYNSDQYINNLRRQKKLATKLQTIQDYNQLGKDLEELKKLLDDPDFADLAKEEQAEKSKLRVELKQKLELMILPENPDDDKSVILELRAGAGGDEASLFASELLRGYGRWLEAKGLNVELLSSSENPVGGYKEVVCEIKSSRELGAYNLLKYESGVHRVQRVPTTESGGRIHTSTITVAVLPEVEESELDIDPNDLRIDTYRSSGHGGQSVNTTDSAVRITHLPSGVVVTCQDEKSQLKNKVKAMTILRSRLQAIWQAEQQAKLDQDRLVQVGTGDRSEKIRTYNYPQDRITDHRINQSWHGLEQIINGDFDKLWQTLDSNYHQQRLAQLLKSKPETT, via the coding sequence ATGCAGATCGACTACCAAGCGATAGAAGATGCTTGGTCTTCTGATTTAGCAAAATTGGAACAAGATCTCCAGGTCACTACCGACTATAATTCTGATCAATATATCAACAATCTCAGACGCCAAAAGAAGCTTGCTACCAAACTCCAGACAATTCAAGACTACAATCAATTAGGTAAGGACTTAGAAGAATTAAAAAAATTACTAGATGATCCAGATTTTGCCGATTTAGCAAAAGAAGAACAAGCAGAAAAATCCAAGCTAAGAGTAGAACTCAAACAAAAGCTTGAGCTAATGATCCTCCCCGAAAACCCTGATGATGATAAGTCTGTTATTCTAGAACTCCGAGCTGGAGCTGGTGGTGATGAAGCAAGTCTGTTTGCTTCAGAGCTACTGCGAGGCTATGGTCGATGGCTTGAAGCCAAAGGTCTCAATGTTGAATTGCTTTCCAGTAGCGAAAATCCAGTCGGTGGATATAAAGAAGTAGTTTGCGAAATCAAATCAAGTCGAGAATTGGGGGCTTATAATCTACTCAAATATGAATCTGGAGTCCATAGAGTTCAAAGAGTGCCTACTACCGAATCAGGAGGCAGGATCCATACCTCGACTATCACAGTCGCGGTATTACCAGAAGTAGAGGAAAGTGAGCTGGATATTGATCCAAATGACTTAAGAATTGACACCTATAGGTCTAGTGGCCATGGAGGCCAGAGTGTCAATACTACCGACTCTGCCGTCAGAATTACCCACCTACCAAGTGGGGTAGTTGTTACTTGCCAAGACGAAAAATCCCAGCTAAAAAACAAAGTCAAGGCCATGACCATTTTGCGTAGTAGGCTTCAGGCTATCTGGCAAGCTGAACAACAGGCAAAACTAGATCAAGATAGATTAGTTCAGGTTGGTACTGGGGATAGATCTGAAAAGATTCGTACCTACAATTACCCTCAAGATCGAATTACTGATCATCGAATTAATCAATCTTGGCATGGACTAGAACAAATTATCAATGGAGATTTTGACAAATTATGGCAAACCCTAGATTCAAATTACCACCAGCAACGCTTAGCTCAATTGCTCAAAAGCAAGCCAGAAACCACCTAG
- the prmC gene encoding peptide chain release factor N(5)-glutamine methyltransferase, with protein MANPRFKLPPATLSSIAQKQARNHLAKIGILSASLDSQLLLAHSLGLTKSKLATSEDRSLTDNQIKNFEVLINQRAKNQPLAYLTKKLEFAGLEFFVDPRVLKPRTETEIIIEKLIQELAPNSRVLDLGTGSGNLAISLKYHRPDLNVTGSDYSVEALEVARINQARLIPNQDIDWRVSDIFDQFSSKKFEAIVANLPYLPDGIEVMPETNFEPAIALFGGKTGLELYQKMFESISQYLSPGAVVWIESDRWQQPDLENLALKSGLRVYYQDYFITGFRN; from the coding sequence ATGGCAAACCCTAGATTCAAATTACCACCAGCAACGCTTAGCTCAATTGCTCAAAAGCAAGCCAGAAACCACCTAGCCAAGATAGGTATCTTATCAGCTAGCCTTGATAGTCAATTGCTACTAGCCCATAGTCTAGGCCTCACCAAATCCAAGCTAGCCACCTCTGAAGACCGATCTCTAACTGATAATCAAATCAAGAATTTTGAAGTACTAATCAATCAAAGAGCAAAAAATCAACCATTAGCTTATCTCACTAAAAAACTTGAATTTGCTGGTTTAGAGTTTTTTGTTGACCCAAGAGTCTTAAAACCAAGAACAGAGACAGAAATCATTATCGAAAAACTTATCCAAGAATTAGCTCCAAATAGTCGAGTCTTAGATCTTGGCACGGGCAGTGGCAATCTGGCAATTAGTCTTAAATACCATCGTCCTGACTTAAATGTCACTGGTAGTGATTATTCAGTTGAAGCCTTGGAGGTAGCAAGAATTAACCAGGCCAGATTAATTCCCAACCAAGATATTGATTGGCGAGTATCTGATATCTTCGATCAGTTTTCATCCAAAAAATTTGAAGCAATTGTCGCAAACTTGCCTTATCTACCGGATGGGATTGAAGTAATGCCAGAGACAAATTTTGAGCCAGCAATAGCTCTATTTGGGGGCAAAACAGGATTGGAACTTTATCAAAAAATGTTCGAGAGTATCAGTCAATACCTTAGTCCAGGAGCAGTAGTCTGGATAGAATCAGACCGTTGGCAACAGCCTGATCTTGAAAACCTTGCCTTAAAATCTGGCTTAAGGGTTTACTATCAGGATTATTTCATTACAGGCTTTAGAAATTGA